From the Flavimarina sp. Hel_I_48 genome, one window contains:
- a CDS encoding DUF983 domain-containing protein: protein MARFLKGSKLYSIFTGKCPVCHEGDMYINSNPYHLSQTLKMHERCSHCNQKFKIEPSFFYGAMYVSYGVGIAFAVAAFVIAHFFLGGGLMTSFIAIIGTLVLFFPFIMRLSRNIWINIFMKYDPEKAKSS, encoded by the coding sequence ATGGCCCGTTTTCTAAAAGGATCAAAACTCTACAGCATATTTACGGGAAAATGCCCTGTTTGCCATGAAGGCGATATGTATATCAATTCTAACCCCTATCACCTTTCCCAAACCCTTAAGATGCACGAGCGCTGCAGTCACTGCAATCAAAAGTTCAAGATTGAACCATCCTTTTTTTATGGCGCCATGTATGTAAGTTATGGTGTGGGTATCGCTTTTGCGGTCGCTGCTTTTGTAATTGCCCATTTCTTTCTAGGCGGTGGCTTAATGACTTCTTTTATAGCAATTATTGGGACTTTGGTTCTGTTTTTCCCTTTTATCATGCGTCTTTCCAGAAATATTTGGATCAATATATTTATGAAATACGATCCCGAAAAAGCAAAATCATCTTAA
- a CDS encoding NAD(P)/FAD-dependent oxidoreductase: protein MVEIDYIVVGLGLAGMAFCEQLTANHKEFLVIESGGASASRVSGGVYNPVILKRYTLPWEAEKLMDIAVPYYEQLTKKLQLNAMFPTPVLRLFSSAEDQNNWFEALDKPGLSRFLSPKLEREPINGIDSIFHYGRVRETGRIDVPAVLDAYKAHLIQKKQWLDEVFEHEQIVIENDHVMYKNYRARYIVFAEGYGVKKNPFFAKLPVVGNKGEYIFIKAEKLILDAALKSQFFIIPQGNQRFKVGATFNGKDKDNNPTQSAREEILLKLRKVLTCEFEVVDQEAGVRPTTGDRRPLLGKHPHYPNLALLNGLGTRGIMMSPYLAGLLYENLENGIKLPQTVDVMRFPKKFEKR, encoded by the coding sequence ATGGTTGAAATAGATTACATAGTTGTAGGTCTTGGCCTGGCGGGAATGGCTTTTTGCGAACAATTAACCGCTAACCATAAAGAGTTTTTGGTCATTGAGAGTGGGGGAGCTTCCGCGAGTCGGGTTTCTGGGGGCGTTTACAATCCCGTTATATTAAAACGCTACACACTTCCGTGGGAGGCAGAAAAGCTTATGGATATCGCGGTCCCTTACTATGAGCAGCTAACTAAAAAGCTTCAACTAAATGCGATGTTTCCTACTCCTGTGCTTCGGTTGTTCTCTTCTGCTGAAGATCAGAATAATTGGTTTGAAGCCCTTGACAAACCCGGACTTTCGAGATTTTTAAGTCCGAAGCTGGAAAGGGAACCTATTAACGGTATAGATTCTATTTTTCATTACGGAAGGGTTCGGGAAACTGGTCGCATTGATGTTCCTGCCGTTTTAGATGCTTATAAAGCGCATTTGATTCAAAAGAAACAATGGCTGGATGAAGTTTTTGAGCATGAGCAGATTGTTATAGAAAATGATCATGTGATGTATAAAAATTATCGCGCCAGATACATCGTATTTGCCGAAGGTTATGGCGTAAAAAAGAATCCGTTTTTCGCTAAACTTCCTGTAGTGGGTAACAAGGGGGAATATATTTTTATCAAAGCGGAAAAGTTGATCCTCGACGCCGCGCTTAAAAGTCAGTTTTTTATCATTCCGCAGGGCAATCAGCGCTTTAAAGTGGGCGCGACTTTTAATGGAAAAGATAAGGACAACAACCCAACACAAAGCGCACGGGAGGAAATCCTTCTCAAACTACGCAAGGTACTTACCTGTGAATTTGAAGTTGTTGATCAGGAAGCAGGAGTGCGTCCCACAACTGGCGACCGCAGGCCCTTACTTGGCAAACATCCCCATTATCCCAATCTGGCACTTCTTAATGGGCTGGGAACCCGGGGAATTATGATGTCACCCTATTTGGCCGGTTTATTATACGAGAATCTGGAAAATGGCATAAAGCTGCCTCAAACAGTGGATGTCATGCGTTTTCCTAAAAAATTTGAGAAGCGCTAA
- the gldN gene encoding gliding motility protein GldN, whose translation MISIKYSYILSGVLLFAGTAFAQNNILNAKAPDEMYVQTEGQMLLDNDKPLDYGYVDSRDVLWGRNVWETVDLDERVNFPLYYPIDTNSIGADRRSLYDVLVNAAKKGKIDLYSDSYFNDKISLNDISAAMSKVDTTDLGVEQINAGEQLDEQFINRRDITAADIEQYFIRGYWYFDKRQGELKYRMIGIAPVAPDVNFIDEENPVLVPLFWVWFPKARQVLHEAKVFNPQNSAQPLSYDHLLNSRRFSGMIYQIDNIQGDREIKEYMADNSLMQLLESERLKDEIRNMESDMWSY comes from the coding sequence ATGATAAGCATTAAGTATTCTTATATTCTTTCTGGTGTATTGCTTTTCGCAGGCACCGCGTTTGCTCAAAATAACATCCTGAATGCAAAGGCACCAGATGAGATGTATGTGCAGACTGAAGGTCAAATGCTTCTTGATAATGATAAGCCTTTGGACTATGGTTATGTCGATAGCCGTGATGTCCTCTGGGGGCGTAATGTATGGGAGACCGTTGATCTTGATGAGCGGGTGAACTTTCCATTGTATTATCCCATTGATACCAATAGTATAGGTGCAGATCGCCGCTCTCTTTATGATGTGCTGGTCAATGCAGCAAAGAAAGGAAAAATCGATCTGTATTCAGATTCTTATTTTAATGATAAGATTTCATTAAATGATATTTCTGCGGCAATGTCTAAAGTGGATACCACAGATCTTGGGGTTGAGCAGATAAACGCCGGTGAACAGCTTGATGAGCAATTTATCAATAGAAGGGACATTACAGCCGCTGATATTGAGCAATACTTTATAAGGGGCTACTGGTATTTTGACAAAAGACAAGGCGAACTTAAATATAGAATGATTGGTATTGCTCCAGTTGCTCCAGATGTTAACTTTATAGATGAAGAGAATCCTGTACTTGTACCTTTATTCTGGGTTTGGTTTCCAAAAGCGCGTCAGGTATTGCATGAAGCAAAAGTATTCAATCCTCAAAATTCGGCGCAACCGCTATCTTATGATCATTTGCTTAACAGTAGAAGATTCAGCGGTATGATTTACCAGATTGATAACATTCAGGGAGATAGGGAAATAAAGGAATATATGGCTGATAATTCATTGATGCAATTGCTGGAATCTGAACGTCTAAAAGATGAGATTCGCAATATGGAAAGCGATATGTGGAGTTACTAA